The Populus alba chromosome 4, ASM523922v2, whole genome shotgun sequence genome contains a region encoding:
- the LOC118038832 gene encoding protein EI24 homolog, whose translation METTKRFIGILRPKLKQGLLLWLEGFREACCLHRVVFLCSRSRNLLVRTGQCFLLNGFIFLGSILVLKSVVIPTLLWILPNHCSEVSSQGPCSFDSVSKLYSSLRLGLIQLFYVFWFYPLYIFSIILSTIWYNDIAKYGFAAMGKNGHDILELSSQNEVKTPENTALKDKPAGLGGVMIGIGEQVYSILLLTFFFLEVYATGFIPHIGKALNFVLLSWMYAYYCFEYKWNLSEVALDKRLDFFESNWAFFAGFGSPCVLAIFFFSPLVSYGVMAILFPLFVLAATGSGAEQLIFSQRRKWKGVGLGRLPIFYAADTLSMRVLSLLPLDTRDQMGDNKAL comes from the exons ATGGAAACGACGAAGCGCTTCATAGGCATATTGAGACCAAAATTAAAGCAAGGATTGTTACTATGGCTTGAAGGTTTCAGGGAAGCTTGCTGTCTTCACAGAGTTGTTTTTCTCTGCTCCAG GTCAAGAAATCTGTTGGTTCGAACTGGGCagtgttttcttttgaatggttttattttcttaggAAG TATACTTGTTTTAAAATCAGTGGTCATCCCAACATTACTATGGATATTACCTAATCATTGCTCAGAAGTTTCTTCTCAAGGACCGTGCTCGTTTGACAGTGTTTCAAAACTTTACTCGTCTTTGCGCCTTGGACTCATACAACTCTTTTAT GTGTTCTGGTTCTATCCGCTGTACATATTTAGCATCATTCTGAGCACAATTTG GTACAATGATATTGCTAAGTATGGTTTTGCGGCAATGGGAAAAAACGGGCATGATATACTGGAACTCTCAAGTCAGAATGAGGTCAAGACCCCAGAAAATACAGCCTTGAAGGACAAGCCTGCAGGTCTAGGAGG GGTTATGATTGGTATTGGAGAGCAAGTGTATTCTATACTTCTTTTGACCTTCTTTTTTCTAGAG GTTTATGCTACGGGATTTATACCACATATAGGAAAGGCGCTCAATTTTGTACTCCTTTCATGGATGTATGCTTACTACTGTTTCGA GTACAAATGGAATTTATCTGAAGTGGCTCTGGACAAAAGGCTAGATTTCTTTGAATCTAACTGGGCCTTTTTTGCTGGTTTTg GAAGCCCTTGTGTTTTggctattttcttcttctctcctctTGTGAGCTATGGTGTTATGGCCATTCTTTTTCCTCTG TTTGTTTTGGCTGCGACAGGTTCAGGGGCTGAGcaacttattttttcacaaagaagaaaatggaaaggTGTGGGATTGGGAAGGCTTCCAATATTTTATGCAGCAGATACATTATC GATGCGGGTTTTATCTCTCTTGCCCTTGGATACTCGAGATCAGATGGGAGACAATAAGGCACTCTAA